The genomic segment tttataaaatacaccgcagtcaatttttctcagatttttgccaaatttttgagaaaaaaactgtagcaaatgaaatgtgatttccatttggtcCGAAATTATAAAAAAcgacagaaaaattaataaaaattgggaaaatgttgcactaaaattttgtcgGGATAAAATTACATCGCTCAAAGCGTTAAAAAGTCCGCAATTACCTCTGATAATGATAGGTTTGTGCTAAATTATGGCCACTGGGTGAAAAGGTTAAGGGTTGCATCCTACATACATACGGCCTTCACTttgacaaattttccaaaatatcCTGTCTGTTTTGATCACAGATGCAATACTACACCAGACTTCATCAGCCAGCGGTAGCGCCTCCGTGAGACCAGGTAGCGGCGGTCTCCATCGTCCCGTGCCAATCCGCTGTGGGGAACCAATCAGTAGTCTGGAAACATCCATGAGGTCAGTCGCCGTGGGTGGATACGATGAACCTGATATTGGTAAGCAACCAGAAATTGACATCACTCGTATAGAGTTTGGATTCCTTGTCTTATTTTCTGTTGTCTACACTCTTGatgcagtatttttttcagtgataAACCTATTGTGTTACctgggtagaatgcgcctcagggacagatattcagaatctcaaacttttacaatattctcttTTCTAGCACTCTTAggggctaattttgaagcttatggaataGATAAATTTTGcaggcttagttttgtgaaaagcaggaattttatttttctccataaagataactcagggatggtggccatgttgaatttcaaataacaataaatattgagtaatttgtttctctagtaccgaaaTATGCATAGTTAGCCCCAagatttattcttgattttgaaagagaatggttgaaagtttgaactGCGTTAATTAGTTCAGGGAGCCCAGGAAATGCAAAACTTAGAACAGAATACAAAGATAAAGAACTCAAATTCCTAATGAGTGGCATgacaacagaacttacttgccaTTAAAATGTAATGGAGGCCAGGGCTTTTGGTTGAGttataattaattaattcaaGTTAGGCACTGATCACATTCATGCCAAGATTTTAGTATCACAATTCCAGTAATTGACATTCTGCCTTCATCAGGGTCTGTCTAACCTGCTCACCTCCATTTCTGTATAAACTGGTCCACACTTACCATTGATAAGGATAGCTTTaagccaaaccatggtgatgaaagggttaataacAAAAATGGCTTAATTCCTCAGCAATGAATGTTCATGAATCAAAGTAAGTTTAGGATTAACCGTAGTTATGTTTCCAGGTTGCAATTAAtatgtttctatttttcttttgctctttcATTCAGGTATTCCAGGAGAACGAGGAAAATCTTCCCAGACTGGACAAAGTTTGCAGAATTCCCCATCACGGAAAGGAAAAGATTTTCCTGATAGTTCATCCAGTGGACCAGATGGCCCTGAGTCTTGCACAGTTGATGATGCTGTTGGACAGAGAGAAATCCGACTTGCCGAGGATGAGGCCGGCATCTGGCCGGTACAGGGGCACCAAGCTGTGCCTGTCATTGCTCCCGGTGATTTGCCAGTTGCAGCTGATGGAATTGGAGCACCAGCTGCCGGTGATGTGCCAGACACAGACCCATCAGATGTGGCTGGCATTCCTTTGGTCTACGCCCATGCCGGTCCACACGACGTTCCGGACACAGATCCAGCAGATGTCGCCAGCTCTTCTGGAGTCGCTGCTCAAAGCAGCGGTGCCTTTGGAACGTCAAGTCCTCAGGGCACAAAGCGGTCATTGTCAACGGCTTTGGATTCGCCGGAAAGACTTCCCCTGAAGAAGCGGAAGACGAGCCGGGATAGCCAGTCTCCAGGAACCATCAGTCCTGGAAGTGACCGGCTCTCTCCATCTGGCCGGAGACTTGATTTCAGCTCACAAACAGATACAGATGTCAATGAGTATGACGCAGAGAGAAATACATCGCATTTTCAACTGAGAAGAAGTCCCCACATCCAGACGCTGAGGAAGGATTCGTCTCAAACCACCATCTCACCCCAGTCTCAGGGTGACCCATTCTCCCAGCATGCATCTGGCTCTGATGATAAACTCTCACCTCGACTCAGAATGCAGCGAGAGGGACGCAGTGACTCAGGTGTGCACATGACTTCACACTCGTCACTCGGAAGTGAGGTGTCGACATCGAGCAGGACGACGGGACTGTTTCACCCGCAGCCTGTGTCAGCAGCATCAGCagcttcatcatcatcatcaccgctGAAATCGTTCGCCGAGAAGCCCAATCCAGCGATGGCGTCCACGCCATCTACGTCTCGTACGAGTCCAACCCAGCAACCCGGACCGTCATCATCTACTCCCAAGCCGCGAGACTCGCACAGCTTCAGCGATATGTGCATGATCTGTCTGACACGGCCAAAAGCCGCTAGCATCATCCACGGCCGAACAGGCCATCAAGTGTGCTGCTACTCATGTGCCAAAAAGCTTCGTCGCCATGGTAAACCATGCCCGGTCTGCCGACGCCCAATCCAGCTGGTCATCAAAAATTACCTTGTCTGAATATTCCAGTGTATTATTTATTGACCCTTAACCTTTAACCCTATTGACCTTCAACTGTGTATACCCTTTGACCCCATGAGATCCAATCATCATACTGAAGCTGTAAAATTAAACCAAATTCATTTTAGGGGTCAGAGGTCAAACTCGTTTTCTCATTTAAATATGTATGCAACTTTAagcatttattttcataataatcttggtctgaaatgaaagaaattcTGCTTGCCAATAAATTATTTTCTGCTTGGAaactgatttcacaaaatcagaGAAGCTTTGGtggtttttcaaacttttatgcAACCTATATCTACatgattttattgatttaaGGAATCACCAGTGCTACTAATTGATGTTATCATTCCTTGTTTAATTACAATGGtgcaaaaaaaaatctgaaatttttggtTTGAGGAGAGAAAAATTGACATTCTCATTATAAAATTTACTGcatgttttcaaaaatctgcATCTGCATTTTTGTCATGGTACACAGAGTATAACAGTTTGTAAGATAACtgattaaattttaaatatgatttggttttatatatggAATCCTGCTTTTCTTCATGATATAATTTTGACAATCTAAAGTGATCCAAGTgtttgacttttttaaaacatgGTTTATATCATATGTTtgaaccattttgaattgaactCACCGACTGAAAATTAACAGAGAATATTCTCTAAATAATCACCTATTTATTATCTCTGTTGTATGATTTTGACAGAAAGCCTGCGACCAAACGTCAAACTTTTTCAACTCTCTGTGCCTATGCCACTGTACCAGTGTCAAAGCCAGGCATACGGGGATCAAACCAAATTTTGATGGTGATGCATTTTCTGTTCTCACACACAAcagagtttttttttcaaaaagtaacaTCAAACGGACTAAGTTTTGATAATGACATGGAGCTGACCTGAATCGCCAAGGTTATACATAGCTAAACTGTATACTAAAAGCTGCTCAGAATAGATTGCACATTTGATGAAGACTGCGGCCATTTTCCAGACGGCATGAACAAGTGCTTGTCTCAGGGTGCCTTTCATGATGAATAAATACAAGCATACCCCATAGGATAATGTTGAATTGCACTTTAGCTCACCACGGGCCCAGTATGACTCAGTCAtcccaaatagacatattgtcCTCTAGCAGGTGTACAAAGTAGTCAAGTAAAATTTTAGTGAACCCTATTGTATTCAGAGAGGTTTTGCAACTTAACCTTtttagcgccaaagtcaatttttatcgtCTTTACAAAagataccccagtcaatttttttcagatttttgccaaaattttgataaaaaactgtagccagtgAAAtgcgatgtccatttggtccaaaattatcaaaaatattacaggagaattcataaaaattggtaaaatgttgcactgaaattttggcggcaaaaattgcagcactcaaagagttaaggTCAGCTCAGCTCAGTTCAGTTTCAATTCATTCAGGATTGGATATTTTTTACAGTTATAACATTCCATTCCATTTTCACGTTAGAGAAATGCCGTCAATATTTTTCCAGAGCTTATTTACATGCCGGGAATGAATGCCAAGGTCTGGTAAGGAATTCCGCTCTGCAATAACATGAAGGGAGAACGAGTAATTGCGAATGTCAAATCTGCTCTGATTAGAACAGAGACCACTTGGAGGGGTTAAACTGTATACCAGCTAAAATCCcaaattgttaaaaaatgtgaaatcacACTACCACATTCTGTATGTACTAATTTACACAAAGCGAGTCTTGCGGTAGAGAAAACACAATTTACAAAGTAATCATTTTCGTGCCTTACACAAAAGAAAACGCTCTAAGGTGATTCCACTCTAACTTCGGGTATAATTTGTTGCTTTCAGATAAAGAGAAATTTTTAACCTGCAAAATGCAgggaaatataatattaatgtCTAAAGTTAAATTTCCATGAAACTTTGTTGCGATACTCTGTTAATTTCTCTTTTACAAGCTGTATAGGATAATGTATTGTGGCAATTACAGGTTCACTATTTTAGCCTGCAGACCCTGTTTCTAAATGGTTTAGTCCAGATGTCAGTAGATAAGTTTATTTGCAATTGATGGACCATACCACTGGTACAGAGAAACAGGGAATATAACACTCTAACAGTGcaatacaaaacattttttcattatttaatcAGTGTAGTGTTCAGTTTTAGTTTTGTAAAGTTTTAACTTTCAAGagtaacattttgaattttgcttcaTATTTTATTAGGTCCACAACCATCATTCTCAATCAGTTACACAAAATGTACccatttttttttcacccaGTAGATCAAACCCTTCATGTCAGAGAATAGGGCTAAATTATTTAACTAAGTGGTGGGGAGAGTCACATGTGGTTGTTAAACAACTGATTTCTAGTTAGTTCCAGATGGCCTCCAGAGGGCGCCCTCTGGAACTGTTGGTTTTGCACGTATTCTTTGGGCATTTCTTTCCGTTTGAGAATTTTAGTTGATTTGGTTCCCAATTGTATCAGTTTTTACGATGGAATGCTTAGATCATACTGGGAAAGGCAGTTTCTTTTGCAAGTGAGTGCAGATTGAGAGCAAATTTCATGTCTTCTTGTCTGAAAACATCTTCAAAGTTAATACATTTAAAGAGCCAATgcataaactttgaaatttcaaattttatgtgTTCCTTGGAAATGTAGATCAGAAATATCTGTTAAGTTTCCGCAGTTCAGACTCATTTTTAAGGAGTTATTTTGATTTTCCATCACAATATTGCCAAGAGAATGACAGTCGCTggatgaaaatttattttttcattcataaactGCGATTACAGAGACTATTGTGAAGCAAAGGGCTGTTTTTGTGACAGCCGAAGAGGTGAAATTTTGCAATACGACTCTGAAACCCCTCTTTTGTATTAACATAGATTAAAATCACTCCTAGAAAATCCTTAATAGTGAAGCTACAGCATGTAGTTCGTAGAGAGATGTATGAGATAATTCTGTACCCATATGACTCAGTAGGTCTATAAACAAACTAACTTTACACATCATTGTACATAAGAAGTACATATAGGTTTTGAAGCAATGTAACAAATTATTCTGCTTAACCAAGCAATGACGCATGTAATATGAAACTTTGTCAGTAACAAGAACTCGGATGCATCATAGTTACATGGcaccatagagggcgctctgtAACTATCTAGCTAAAGCAGGTGACTTTTCTTTTGTAGTTGGCAAAACTCTAGTGCTTCTCTGTCCTAAAATTTGGATGTTAATTCAAAAAATGTGCTCTTTTCGCGggttaaaattttgataaaaagtaatCTGCAGAAGAAttgatttgtaaaaaatattaaattttgaatatttgtcaaattttgccATTGGATAACAAAATGTCCATTAAACATTTATTCAATTTATGCATGTCAGGGAAAGAAATTATTTTGATGATCATCATCTTCGAAAAAGAattgttgagataaagtttaaAGTGGCCAATtgtcatttcaaataaaatttttgacagcaaattcaaaatttcatcgCTTTGATTGTATTCACCCATCTTTGATGAAGttaaattatttcaaagtatTGTTTATGATTAGCTCTTGCATTTGGGTCAAAGTTCATGATTTGAATAATGTGAAATGTCACATTTATCCATATTGGGAGTTTCTGTGGATAAATgtgacatttcatattgttcatGATTGGCTCTTGGTGTTTGGGTCAAAGTTCATGATTTGAATAATATGAAATGTCACATTGATCCATATTTGGGAGTTTCTGTGCTTCCATATATGGAAATAGCTGTACCAAATATGGGGACCCTCTTCCTTGATTGTGGTATAATGGAATGTTCGTACTATCAAAAATAATGTTACTGTTATCATGTACatatgtttaaaataaaaatatattgaaatcagaaaagtattcttgtcactgtctttgtttttttgGCAGTTCTTCAGTTTTGTTCTGTCCCAAGCCATCACGATCACCAACTTAGCTCAGAAGTTAAATGTTATGATGAGAATATCAAACGATGCCAATCGGATCTCAATGTAACTCAAACACCCCACACCCCGTATGTTGGTTTTTCAACCACAGAAATTTTATTCGAACAGCGCATGTCGACGGATGTTTACCAGTTAGTTGCTCCATGtcagaaaacttttcaaatgTACCTCTAAAATACAGGGCTGCCTGCTAACTACAATTCAATACCTGTACTGTAAAAAGTTGAAGAATATTAGGAAATTTATCCAAGTATAAAAAATATCAGAGCTTACAGAATCATAAATTTCATATTACAACAACGATTATCTCAAATCTTTGCAATACTTCTAAATTTCTGGTTCATTCTGAGATTTTTCAAAAGAGCCGACGGATAAGGTAATATGGGGATAATATGATTAATTATCAACGAGGATGATCGAGTTATCAACGAGGGCGCTGACATCACTCAACAAATCCACAACAGTGTGAAAAGGATTTGGTATGATCTTACCGCTGGGGGCGCTACGTTACCGATTTGTCGATGTGGGTGTCTTTGCAGGTACAGCACAGTGCAGCACATTTCAAGGATTGTACAAAGGTGTGTCTGTGTCTCCCTGTGAAAAATTAATCTCGTATAGTCGTCTAGAAATCTAACAACTCAATTATAGACCAGCTCCCGAGTGCCGGCGGACATAGTAACATCGAGCTCTGGAAGGTAAAATTCTGGGAATGACACCTGGTTTATCTTTAGTAAAAAGAATACGAAATGTTTATGAGAAGGACTTCGTCTGCCTTCACTTCTAACGGCATGTTCATGTCGAAAAGTCTACGTAAAGGTCCAGGAATGTGTGCCGTGGCGATAGATTATTAATTTAAAAGAAtaacaataaattatttatcaatttaGACTAATAAACCATTTACAATGAAGTCACAAGGCCCATGCAGGATGAGTGCCTAGGTCACCATTTTACCGTATTTGTCGTTCTTCGTTCGTTAGTATTTATTTggatgttttttgttttattttatttcttttttatatcACCTTATCGGTACGCTAGTTGTTTTGCGGCCGTTTTTGTCGTCTTGTTTCTCTAATCATTTTCTATTGACATAAAAGCAATAAAAGCACAACATCCAAATTTTGTAGCATCAACGAAAAGGTTGTTACACAGCCTCGTTTTAATTTTAGTCTTGAGGTTCTTGGCATCGTTCTCTGCACTTCATTATTCCACTCTATTTTGCAGTTGGATAGGCAATCCAACTTGCAATGTTTTTCCAGTTTTTACAACAGGGTTATTTGATCGTAGCTGTAAAAATGTGTATCATACATCGCATAACAATTTTAGACTTAtagtagtatgcacctcgaaagtaaaaaacaaatcttttgctctaattttccttaaggaatctttcaactattctctttcaaaatcaaaaataaagatttgggatcgccgtgcaaattttggtactagaaaaacaaataacccaagattcaccgatatttgaaattcaaaatggctgccatccctgtgttaactctatggagaaaaatacatttttcgaattccgaaaaactaagccggtgaaaagttttcttacaccaagagctttaaaatgaatcccgacaatgtggtatatcagaaaagaatagtaaaagtttgagagtgcgaatatctgtctccatgGCGCTTCCAACCTTCAAGACATGGACGAAGACAAATAAACTAAGAAAAGATTTTATCGACATGTGATTTGATAGCTATTAAGCTTCTCCGCGACAACAGGTACTACAGTATAGGCGTGTGTTTGCAGACATTGTGACTAGACATGGCTCGGCGTTTAACCTTTAAGGTAGAAAGTGGACCCGATGTCGCAGGTGGGCTTTCTGGAGCGAGATGATAAAAACGGGAAACAGATGATGCGAGTATAGGAATGCTTGTCTGTGCAAAGGTGAAAAGCCATTTAAAGTGGCGGCATGCCCGTCGGAAGACACGATCAGTGAACTAATGTAGTGCAAGTTGCCGAAGAGCGTTTGAATAATTTAATTGCAGCTAGAGCGCGACGACACACTAGCCAGCTTGCGGCTTGCGACATTTTAGTTTTGGGAATTCAGTTTTTGTCGCAGAGCTTCCCCTTCAAAAGATCTACAGCGAGAGACGTTGTTATACAAGCCTTTAGGGGAAATGACAGCTGGAGCACGCAATTAAAAATAATGGGTCGTGAGAGATGACGCGTTGTGGAGAGACTGCAACGGCAAGTAAAACTGCTCACACCTTTTGTAGAATTATCCAGCTTCTGCATCCATTCGACGGAAGGACTTCATAATAAacaaatatcatcagcatataTTAAGTGGTTTATGAAGCAACCCCTTACATATCACCCTGCTAAAGAATTTGTAAGCCGTACACTTAACTGATTAACATAAACATTAAAGAATTTGAGCTGATGATTTaacttttgtttaaaatttcctAGATAATGTAGCATAGCATACTTTGACCGTGAACTTAGGGAACGTTTGTAAGGTTGTAGGCCTATATATTGCCTGTGTCAACAATTTTCAACTTCCTAGTGGTATTAAACTGTTTAAAATGGTTCTTTCATAGCACAAACGTGGACAAATGTTGCTTCGATTATTAATTAATCGAAAGTAATGTTGTTTGGAGACTGTATCTGTACAAAACGCTAAATGTACCACATTTAGTTTCGCAATATTTTTAGATATCGCAAGCCGACGACGCATTTAAACTCTGGTAgatgtaattttgatattttttttgcatatgTTCTCATTTTTTGTTCTACTTCAAAATCAGTTGGAATGATGAGTGTCTAACCCTTTTACCCCCATTTCCCTGTCgggaggtccaactttaccataggaAACAATGGGATTGGCTCAAACCACGctgctgaaagggttaaaggcccAGTAGCTGTAACGTTCGATGAGCAtttcttttcacttttttgttaaatgtcaactacaatttctcgttctactccccaaagcaggTGAGGGAGACATTATTAAGCTCGTCAACCCAGCCTGTACATGCGCAGACTGCATTATTGTCGATAAGTGAATTCTGAtacggactagaattcaaatttaaacaataactaTTGTACATATTCCACGCATAGATGCTGTGATGACAAACTGAAAAGTTGGAGTTGCAACATGCGTGTAAACAAGGAACTGTATTGACATGAAAAACATAAAGGCAGCATTATACAAGTGGtgtagccacaaactgatgacgtcaaatcgccgtacacaaaacacagacgccttgtaATTACGGCACGGTGTATTGTGTACGACTATTtaacgtcatcagtttttggctataccacttgtaaaatgatgccccAAAACAGTAGGAAGAATCAAATGTTCAAGGTACTGGACCTCTAACTTGTCAACTCCACCTGTATGTGTGCTATGTACAATATCGTGGTCGATAAATGAAATTTAGTctgaactaaattttatttgttaaaggtatacagtcacctgtaatctaaatatgcccatatatggtcaaaggggcgttccttggtattcagaATGccctgtgagggcgctgtttttaaaaggccacccgcttaaaatctgtgattggttagattttttctttccatggtaactgtggcaaaattggaacaggtgacagtataccttttacTATCAAATCTCATACGATACACGATATAATTGTGTTGGAAAGGCTTATATTTTCTGTTTCCACAAACTGGATGGAGAGGAATGAGAACGTTTAATTTGTTTATTCCTCAGTAAAAATAAAAGATGTCTTGTCCCTTCAAACGTTCATGTATTTTTGTAACGTCGGTTGTACCATCACTGGATGTGTAGCAAAGACGCTCAAGCATTCCTGCAGCGACTATTAGTACTTGTACAGTTCTACGGAGCTCAAGTCTTCTCGATTGGTCTGATTAATTGAGATCAGAAACTAATATCCGGGACATGACACAGAGCTCCCAGATGTCATGTAACGTCAGTGATTACGCCATTACGGGTGCCTGAAACTACAAGCAATCAGGGAGGTgtgatgatggatggatggacgggtGGTCTAAGGGATAAATGGATTGATTTGGGTGTTCAGGAGGTCAGCGGATGTGCGTCTTGGAGAATACCTTGATTGAAGGTGGTTGATAGATGGAacggtgtatgtatgtatgtatgtatgtatgtatgtatgtatgtatgtatgtatgtatgtatgtatgtatgtgtgtaggtaaatatgtatgtatgtatgtatgtatgtatgtatgtatgtatgtatgtatgtatgtatgtatgtatgtatgtatgtatgtatgtatgtatgtatgtatgtagcatgtatgtatgtatgtatgtatgtatgtatgtatgtatgtatgtatgtatgtatgtatgtatgtatgtatgtatctctctatctatctatctatctatctatctatctatctatctatctatctatctatctttctatctatctatatctatctatctatctatctatctatctatctatctatctatctatctatctatctatctatctatctatctatctatctatatatctctGTATCTATGTGTggatctatgtatgtatctgtgtatccatccatccatcattccatccatccatgtatTCATGTATCAATGTATGTATGGTGTAGATTCATGTAGGTAAGGAGTGTCTGCACTGATTGATGAATGCCTGCCATGATTTACATGTAGCCTGTCATTATTAATAGACTGTTGAAATTAGAAACAAGTAAATGGCGGGCGAATGGTTTGTTTAATGTAATGACTGGTGAACAAGTGATGGCGACTTGCTGATGGATCGACTGGACGAATGGTCGCTGTCGGCCAGTGTCGCCCTTGATGGCCAGTGACAAGGGACAGGAGACAGTGTGGTTGAGACTTGGGAGTCAATTTAGTACCTAGTGACACATCATGTCTGTGGCTCTTTAGAGCAGAGTAGAGAATAGAGATTTAATGAACGTCCCATTAATGGTTTCTCATCATGAAATCCCCGAGTCTTTCGTGAGTGAGGTTTAACCTACAACCCGTATTTCGAAGATTAGTACACAGATCCAACCATTTCTAAGTAAATCTGAAAAAGCCATTAGCTTTCAgctattttttctttatttttccttAACATCAATTTCCTTCCGTTCGAATCTCTGAAGCATGATGAAACGCTCCATGTTTTGTGTCACGGTCCTCCACAGACTTTtgtagagggaccgtgtttgTGTGTAGTGAGCATTGTTA from the Ptychodera flava strain L36383 chromosome 2, AS_Pfla_20210202, whole genome shotgun sequence genome contains:
- the LOC139117998 gene encoding uncharacterized protein isoform X5, with product MPKGHRRRRRRRSRCESRQRSSSSQSSVEITATAKSPHGGPTIIATATAPVNSRSDRESAAVAMATILAKELQPEHKLPSKEITVRPKPAFLELLNSVGAKGHMFTTRQLLSYLIKYIGNRHLYDENDPRKVYCENDPLGKVFGVAGFTIKDVKNLMFANVSVVSDPANLAEHHNPNYQHQVRQSYYTLQHHHQQMVSRKEAGHVTMASCSTAKAASSSTMATPIATAASGSMPAPMPPVVMEAAVSTSSTRSPSNSPDSKVKSLGGAAYISPARKPDCVSKEKEPQSSTESSATVESKMSRKSTDIQSLQGHETAYVADSSDDLWFLEEDDHFSVEYEVESEASEGYQFGNTTSETDSSDASTEVYEVLQLCDDNDSCFADDDSSDTDGELTDQDKWACSECSTWNSPIRRNCIRCWALRKGWLPDSERLSQLKTIRENRQLQRSISAPDAILHQTSSASGSASVRPGSGGLHRPVPIRCGEPISSLETSMRSVAVGGYDEPDIGIPGERGKSSQTGQSLQNSPSRKGKDFPDSSSSGPDGPESCTVDDAVGQREIRLAEDEAGIWPVQGHQAVPVIAPGDLPVAADGIGAPAAGDVPDTDPSDVAGIPLVYAHAGPHDVPDTDPADVASSSGVAAQSSGAFGTSSPQGTKRSLSTALDSPERLPLKKRKTSRDSQSPGTISPGSDRLSPSGRRLDFSSQTDTDVNEYDAERNTSHFQLRRSPHIQTLRKDSSQTTISPQSQGDPFSQHASGSDDKLSPRLRMQREGRSDSGVHMTSHSSLGSEVSTSSRTTGLFHPQPVSAASAASSSSSPLKSFAEKPNPAMASTPSTSRTSPTQQPGPSSSTPKPRDSHSFSDMCMICLTRPKAASIIHGRTGHQVCCYSCAKKLRRHGKPCPVCRRPIQLVIKNYLV
- the LOC139117998 gene encoding serine-rich adhesin for platelets-like isoform X6, encoding MSGQATSRHRKSCVMSMLVRPKPAFLELLNSVGAKGHMFTTRQLLSYLIKYIGNRHLYDENDPRKVYCENDPLGKVFGVAGFTIKDVKNLMFANVSVVSDPANLAEHHNPNYQHQVRQSYYTLQHHHQQMVSRKEAGHVTMASCSTAKAASSSTMATPIATAASGSMPAPMPPVVMEAAVSTSSTRSPSNSPDSKVKSLGGAAYISPARKPDCVSKEKEPQSSTESSATVESKMSRKSTDIQSLQGHETAYVADSSDDLWFLEEDDHFSVEYEVESEASEGYQFGNTTSETDSSDASTEVYEVLQLCDDNDSCFADDDSSDTDGELTDQDKWACSECSTWNSPIRRNCIRCWALRKGWLPDSERLSQLKTIRENRQLQRSISAPDAILHQTSSASGSASVRPGSGGLHRPVPIRCGEPISSLETSMRSVAVGGYDEPDIGIPGERGKSSQTGQSLQNSPSRKGKDFPDSSSSGPDGPESCTVDDAVGQREIRLAEDEAGIWPVQGHQAVPVIAPGDLPVAADGIGAPAAGDVPDTDPSDVAGIPLVYAHAGPHDVPDTDPADVASSSGVAAQSSGAFGTSSPQGTKRSLSTALDSPERLPLKKRKTSRDSQSPGTISPGSDRLSPSGRRLDFSSQTDTDVNEYDAERNTSHFQLRRSPHIQTLRKDSSQTTISPQSQGDPFSQHASGSDDKLSPRLRMQREGRSDSGVHMTSHSSLGSEVSTSSRTTGLFHPQPVSAASAASSSSSPLKSFAEKPNPAMASTPSTSRTSPTQQPGPSSSTPKPRDSHSFSDMCMICLTRPKAASIIHGRTGHQVCCYSCAKKLRRHGKPCPVCRRPIQLVIKNYLV